Proteins encoded within one genomic window of Felis catus isolate Fca126 chromosome C1, F.catus_Fca126_mat1.0, whole genome shotgun sequence:
- the GPC1 gene encoding glypican-1 isoform X2 has product MAGPLLQKPQRDRGRKEGRSPAGRWKRPWEEGPAPAGAGESSFLGEHLRICPQGYTCCTSHMEENLANRSRAELETALLDSGRALQATLTTQLQNFDDHFQHLLNESERALQDTFPGAFGELYTQSARAFRDLYSELRLYYRGANLHLEETLAEFWARLLERLFRQLHPQLLLPDDYLDCLGKQAEALRPFGEAPRELRLRATRAFVAARAFVQGLGVASDVVRKVAQVPLGPECSRAVMKLVYCAHCLGVPGARPCPDYCRNVLKGCLANQADLDAEWRNLLDSMVLITDKFWGPSGAESVIGSVHLWLAEAINALQDNRDTLTAKVIQGCGNPKVNPQSSGPEQKQRRGKLVLQERPPTGSLEKLVSEAKAQLRDAQDFWISLPGMLCSEKMAMSTASDDRCWNGMAKGRYLPEVMGDGLANQINNPEVEVDITKPDMTVRQQIMQLKVMTNRLRSAYNGNDVDFQDASDDSSGSGSGDSCPDDLCGRRVSKKSSSPRTTLTHALPGLSEREGQKTSASGCPRPCVSLMLLLSLVLSAARPTWR; this is encoded by the exons ATGGCCGGCCCGCTGTTGCAAAAACCGCAAAGGGAccgagggaggaaggagggacggTCACCAGCCGGCCGGTGGAAGCGTCCTTGGGAAGAGGGGCCGGCGCCTGCCGGCGCGGGCGAGTCTTCGTTTCTCG GGGAGCACCTGCGGATCTGCCCCCAGGGCTACACCTGCTGCACCAGCCACATGGAGGAGAACCTGGCCAACCGCAGCCGGGCTGAACTGGAGACAGCCCTCCTGGACAGCGGCCGCGCCCTGCAGGCCACACTCACCACCCAGCTGCAGAACTTCGATG ATCACTTCCAGCACCTGCTGAACGAGTCGGAGCGGGCGCTGCAGGACACCTTCCCCGGCGCCTTCGGGGAGCTGTACACGCAGAGCGCCAGGGCCTTCCGGGACCTGTACTCGGAGCTGCGCCTCTACTACCGCGGCGCAAACCTGCACCTGGAGGAGACGCTGGCCGAGTTCTGGGCCCGCCTGCTGGAGCGCCTCTTCAGGCAGCTGCACCCGCAGCTGCTGCTGCCCGACGACTACCTGGACTGTCTGGGCAAGCAGGCCGAGGCGCTGCGGCCCTTCGGGGAGGCCCCGCGCGAGCTGCGCCTGCGCGCCACCCGCGCCTTCGTGGCAGCTCGCGCCTTCGTGCAGGGCCTGGGCGTGGCCAGTGACGTGGTCCGGAAGGTGGCCCAG gtgcccctgggcccGGAGTGCTCGAGGGCCGTCATGAAGCTGGTCTACTGCGCGCACTGCCTGGGGGTCCCCGGCGCCCGGCCCTGCCCTGATTACTGCCGCAATGTGCTCAAAGGCTGCCTGGCCAACCAGGCCGACCTCGACGCCGAGTGGAGGAACCTTCTGG ACTCCATGGTGCTCATCACCGACAAGTTCTGGGGCCCGTCGGGTGCGGAAAGCGTCATCGGCAGTGTGCATTTGTGGCTCGCAGAAGCCATCAACGCCCTCCAGGACAACAGGGATACGCTCACAGCCAAG GTCATCCAGGGCTGTGGGAACCCCAAGGTGAACCCCCAGAGCTCTGGGCCTGAGCAGAAGCAGCGCCGGGGCAAGCTGGTGCTACAGGAGAGGCCCCCCACGGGCTCACTGGAGAAGCTG GTCTCCGAGGCCAAAGCACAGCTCCGAGATGCCCAGGACTTCTGGATCAGCCTCCCAGGGATGCTGTGCAGCGAGAAGATGGCCATGAGCACCGCCAGTGACGACCGCTGCTGGAACGGCATGGCCAAGGGCCG GTACCTCCCGGAAGTGATGGGTGATGGCCTGGCCAATCAGATCAACAACCCTGAGGTGGAGGTGGACATCACCAAGCCCGACATGACGGTCCGCCAACAGATCATGCAGCTGAAGGTCATGACCAACCGGCTTCGCAGCGCCTACAATGGCAACGACGTGGACTTCCAGGACGCCA gtgACGACAGCAGTGGCTCGGGCAGCGGGGATAGCTGCCCCGACGACCTCTGTGGCCGGAGAGTCAGCAAGAAAAGCTCCAGCCCACGGACGACCCTGACCCACGCCCTCCCGGGCCTGTCAGAGCGGGAGGGCCAGAAGACCTCCGCCTCCGGCTGCCCCCGGCCCTGCGTGTCCCTAATGCTGCTCCTCTCCCTGGTCCTCTCGGCCGCCAGGCCCACGTGGCGGTAA
- the GPC1 gene encoding glypican-1 isoform X1, whose protein sequence is MELRARGWWLLCAAAALAACARGDPASKSRSCSEVRQIYGAKGFSLSDVPQAEISGEHLRICPQGYTCCTSHMEENLANRSRAELETALLDSGRALQATLTTQLQNFDDHFQHLLNESERALQDTFPGAFGELYTQSARAFRDLYSELRLYYRGANLHLEETLAEFWARLLERLFRQLHPQLLLPDDYLDCLGKQAEALRPFGEAPRELRLRATRAFVAARAFVQGLGVASDVVRKVAQVPLGPECSRAVMKLVYCAHCLGVPGARPCPDYCRNVLKGCLANQADLDAEWRNLLDSMVLITDKFWGPSGAESVIGSVHLWLAEAINALQDNRDTLTAKVIQGCGNPKVNPQSSGPEQKQRRGKLVLQERPPTGSLEKLVSEAKAQLRDAQDFWISLPGMLCSEKMAMSTASDDRCWNGMAKGRYLPEVMGDGLANQINNPEVEVDITKPDMTVRQQIMQLKVMTNRLRSAYNGNDVDFQDASDDSSGSGSGDSCPDDLCGRRVSKKSSSPRTTLTHALPGLSEREGQKTSASGCPRPCVSLMLLLSLVLSAARPTWR, encoded by the exons GGGAGCACCTGCGGATCTGCCCCCAGGGCTACACCTGCTGCACCAGCCACATGGAGGAGAACCTGGCCAACCGCAGCCGGGCTGAACTGGAGACAGCCCTCCTGGACAGCGGCCGCGCCCTGCAGGCCACACTCACCACCCAGCTGCAGAACTTCGATG ATCACTTCCAGCACCTGCTGAACGAGTCGGAGCGGGCGCTGCAGGACACCTTCCCCGGCGCCTTCGGGGAGCTGTACACGCAGAGCGCCAGGGCCTTCCGGGACCTGTACTCGGAGCTGCGCCTCTACTACCGCGGCGCAAACCTGCACCTGGAGGAGACGCTGGCCGAGTTCTGGGCCCGCCTGCTGGAGCGCCTCTTCAGGCAGCTGCACCCGCAGCTGCTGCTGCCCGACGACTACCTGGACTGTCTGGGCAAGCAGGCCGAGGCGCTGCGGCCCTTCGGGGAGGCCCCGCGCGAGCTGCGCCTGCGCGCCACCCGCGCCTTCGTGGCAGCTCGCGCCTTCGTGCAGGGCCTGGGCGTGGCCAGTGACGTGGTCCGGAAGGTGGCCCAG gtgcccctgggcccGGAGTGCTCGAGGGCCGTCATGAAGCTGGTCTACTGCGCGCACTGCCTGGGGGTCCCCGGCGCCCGGCCCTGCCCTGATTACTGCCGCAATGTGCTCAAAGGCTGCCTGGCCAACCAGGCCGACCTCGACGCCGAGTGGAGGAACCTTCTGG ACTCCATGGTGCTCATCACCGACAAGTTCTGGGGCCCGTCGGGTGCGGAAAGCGTCATCGGCAGTGTGCATTTGTGGCTCGCAGAAGCCATCAACGCCCTCCAGGACAACAGGGATACGCTCACAGCCAAG GTCATCCAGGGCTGTGGGAACCCCAAGGTGAACCCCCAGAGCTCTGGGCCTGAGCAGAAGCAGCGCCGGGGCAAGCTGGTGCTACAGGAGAGGCCCCCCACGGGCTCACTGGAGAAGCTG GTCTCCGAGGCCAAAGCACAGCTCCGAGATGCCCAGGACTTCTGGATCAGCCTCCCAGGGATGCTGTGCAGCGAGAAGATGGCCATGAGCACCGCCAGTGACGACCGCTGCTGGAACGGCATGGCCAAGGGCCG GTACCTCCCGGAAGTGATGGGTGATGGCCTGGCCAATCAGATCAACAACCCTGAGGTGGAGGTGGACATCACCAAGCCCGACATGACGGTCCGCCAACAGATCATGCAGCTGAAGGTCATGACCAACCGGCTTCGCAGCGCCTACAATGGCAACGACGTGGACTTCCAGGACGCCA gtgACGACAGCAGTGGCTCGGGCAGCGGGGATAGCTGCCCCGACGACCTCTGTGGCCGGAGAGTCAGCAAGAAAAGCTCCAGCCCACGGACGACCCTGACCCACGCCCTCCCGGGCCTGTCAGAGCGGGAGGGCCAGAAGACCTCCGCCTCCGGCTGCCCCCGGCCCTGCGTGTCCCTAATGCTGCTCCTCTCCCTGGTCCTCTCGGCCGCCAGGCCCACGTGGCGGTAA